A genomic stretch from Desulfonauticus submarinus includes:
- a CDS encoding polysaccharide deacetylase family protein: MFLTWRNIPILCYHDMGTPQGHSLDLFEKHLQTIIDLGFKTISGHELYKIVTNKKKLDDKYIVLTFDDCHVSNWLFTIPLLKKYKMKGIFFAITDFIWEGKIRTTSDIKSLDKLANAFRRALNKKDYTQFMNLQEIKATIEDHNMEVYSHSSVHAGCFRCLKQEGTIKDRAHWAVNSIYKNIYPNLPVFPIGSAYAYNGFWPVPNDSLPINSQNTFEINKIKFIQRTDEERYKFCLQDFKRSYQKIKQINKQNLQLFCWPWGHFDNLSLKALKMAGFNGAFSLERFYNGPGTNPFKLHRIGIGRKKDQKWLKTRLLMHTSRLGASIFFKFFRKKKETVL, encoded by the coding sequence ATGTTTTTAACATGGCGAAACATCCCAATCCTATGTTATCATGACATGGGTACTCCTCAGGGCCACAGTCTTGATTTATTTGAAAAACATCTTCAAACCATAATCGATTTAGGATTTAAGACTATCTCTGGCCATGAACTATACAAAATAGTAACAAATAAAAAAAAATTAGACGACAAATATATCGTACTCACTTTTGACGACTGTCATGTAAGTAATTGGCTATTTACCATTCCCCTCTTAAAAAAATATAAAATGAAAGGGATATTTTTTGCTATCACAGACTTTATCTGGGAAGGAAAGATACGCACTACTTCTGATATTAAATCACTCGACAAATTAGCAAATGCCTTTAGAAGAGCTTTAAATAAAAAAGATTATACCCAATTTATGAATTTACAGGAAATAAAAGCTACTATAGAGGACCATAACATGGAAGTCTATTCTCATTCTTCTGTGCATGCTGGTTGTTTTCGTTGCTTGAAACAAGAAGGAACTATAAAAGATAGAGCTCACTGGGCTGTTAATAGTATATATAAAAATATTTACCCTAATCTACCTGTGTTTCCTATTGGAAGTGCTTATGCTTATAATGGTTTTTGGCCTGTTCCAAACGACTCACTTCCAATCAATTCTCAAAATACCTTTGAAATAAATAAAATAAAATTTATCCAACGTACAGATGAAGAACGCTATAAATTTTGTCTTCAAGATTTTAAACGTTCATATCAAAAGATAAAACAAATCAATAAACAAAATCTTCAGTTGTTTTGTTGGCCCTGGGGGCATTTTGATAACTTAAGTCTTAAGGCTCTAAAAATGGCTGGATTTAATGGAGCGTTTTCATTAGAACGATTTTATAATGGACCAGGGACAAATCCTTTTAAATTACATAGGATTGGCATAGGTAGAAAAAAAGATCAAAAATGGTTAAAAACAAGATTGCTTATGCATACCTCTAGACTAGGAGCTAGCATTTTTTTTAAATTTTTTAGAAAGAAAAAAGAAACCGTTTTATAA
- a CDS encoding ABC transporter substrate-binding protein has translation MLNVIFILGIVSLAYAGNTIKIGFNIPLTGDIPKVGEASKYAAEMLKEDINSKGGLKVGDKQYKLEFIYEDNESKAESAVSAALKLIERDQVLAIIGPNSSKQAIPAGQICNDNRTPMISPWSTNPDTTKDRPWVFRAAFLDPFQGPVAVNFASKKFGAKKAAVMFALDNDYSKGLAEIFKTEWEKKHGPGSVVAFETYASKDQDFSAQLTKIISAKPDFIFLPDNYNEVALIVKQAHDLGWKGPFMGSDAWGSAELMNLCGKDCVGQYFSTHYAAAGATGATKEFIDRYKAKYGYIPDDVAALTWDATRLVLQAIQDAGHLTGNVRKDRKLIRDALASIKEFDGITGKMRFDKQGDPIKCAVIVRISEKGEFVFTESVCPK, from the coding sequence ATGTTAAATGTTATTTTTATTTTAGGAATAGTGTCTTTAGCCTATGCAGGCAATACAATAAAAATAGGCTTTAACATTCCTTTAACAGGAGACATTCCCAAAGTGGGAGAGGCTTCAAAATATGCAGCAGAAATGCTCAAAGAGGATATTAACTCTAAAGGCGGTTTAAAAGTAGGAGACAAACAGTATAAATTAGAATTTATTTATGAAGACAATGAGTCCAAGGCTGAATCTGCTGTGAGCGCAGCACTAAAACTTATAGAAAGGGATCAAGTGTTGGCCATTATTGGTCCTAATTCTAGTAAACAAGCAATTCCTGCAGGACAAATTTGTAATGACAATAGAACTCCAATGATTTCTCCCTGGTCTACTAACCCTGATACCACAAAAGATCGTCCTTGGGTGTTCCGTGCGGCATTCTTAGATCCATTCCAAGGTCCAGTAGCTGTGAATTTTGCCTCTAAAAAATTTGGAGCTAAAAAAGCCGCTGTTATGTTTGCTCTAGATAATGACTATTCAAAGGGGCTAGCAGAAATATTTAAAACAGAATGGGAGAAAAAACACGGTCCTGGTTCTGTTGTAGCTTTTGAAACCTATGCTAGCAAAGACCAAGATTTTAGCGCCCAATTAACAAAAATTATCTCTGCTAAACCTGATTTTATTTTCTTACCTGACAACTATAATGAAGTGGCTTTAATTGTAAAACAAGCCCATGACCTGGGATGGAAAGGTCCTTTTATGGGTTCTGATGCATGGGGATCTGCAGAACTTATGAATTTATGTGGAAAAGATTGTGTAGGACAATATTTCTCTACTCATTATGCAGCAGCTGGAGCTACTGGAGCTACAAAAGAGTTTATTGATAGATATAAAGCAAAATATGGTTATATTCCTGATGATGTTGCAGCCTTAACTTGGGATGCTACAAGACTTGTTTTACAAGCTATCCAAGATGCTGGGCATCTAACTGGAAACGTTAGAAAAGACCGTAAATTGATTCGCGATGCTTTAGCTAGCATTAAAGAATTTGATGGAATAACAGGTAAAATGCGTTTTGACAAACAAGGTGACCCAATTAAATGCGCAGTTATTGTAAGGATAAGCGAAAAGGGAGAATTCGTATTTACTGAGTCAGTATGTCCTAAATAA
- a CDS encoding ABC transporter ATP-binding protein, with protein MALLEIKGLTQYFGGLCALSDFNITLQKGEMVGLIGPNGAGKTTVFNLVSGFYKPTQGEIIFNNKKITGLKPHQVTSLGIARTFQNIRLWHEMSVLDNIRIAQHYNLGYGLKDLFLRTKRYFINEKRIEQEAMQILEVMDLKKYAQEKPKNLPYGMQRKVEIARALSVKPKLLLLDEPAAGLNSADVKDLIKLIRWIYDEFKLTIWMIEHQMTVVMNLCQRIKVIDFGATIAEGTPEEIQKNPEVIKAYLGDGTI; from the coding sequence ATGGCGTTATTGGAAATCAAAGGACTCACACAGTATTTTGGCGGCCTATGTGCGCTTTCTGATTTCAATATTACTCTTCAGAAAGGAGAAATGGTTGGCTTAATAGGGCCCAATGGGGCTGGAAAAACTACTGTTTTTAATTTAGTAAGTGGGTTTTATAAACCTACACAAGGCGAAATCATATTTAATAATAAAAAAATAACAGGACTAAAACCCCATCAAGTTACAAGTTTAGGCATTGCTAGAACTTTTCAAAACATTCGTCTTTGGCATGAAATGAGTGTATTAGATAATATACGAATCGCTCAACACTATAATTTAGGTTACGGATTAAAAGATCTTTTCCTCCGTACAAAACGTTATTTTATAAACGAAAAGAGAATAGAACAAGAAGCAATGCAAATTCTAGAGGTAATGGATTTAAAGAAATATGCTCAGGAAAAACCCAAAAATCTTCCTTATGGAATGCAAAGAAAAGTAGAAATAGCTAGAGCTCTTTCGGTTAAGCCCAAGCTATTGCTTTTAGATGAACCTGCTGCAGGACTGAATTCTGCTGATGTAAAAGATCTAATAAAATTAATAAGATGGATCTATGACGAATTTAAATTAACTATTTGGATGATAGAACATCAAATGACTGTTGTAATGAATTTATGTCAAAGAATTAAGGTCATTGACTTTGGGGCAACTATTGCTGAAGGGACCCCAGAGGAAATCCAAAAAAATCCAGAAGTAATAAAAGCTTACTTAGGAGATGGGACAATATAA
- the thrB gene encoding homoserine kinase produces MPNKEKIIRSFFIQTQKCLILIGMPGSGKTTLGKAIASKLSWAHVDTDFIFQAWWGTDLETILKTIGLDGFLKAEEEIILSLKLNRCIISTGGSVVYSKKGMHYLQKLGYIIYLHANLKTLQDRIAKNPERGMIIKPNQNLEDLFNERSPLYERYAHFTISTEAPLNQNIKEIITWLSQQKNEKF; encoded by the coding sequence ATGCCTAATAAAGAAAAAATTATTCGTTCTTTCTTTATACAAACACAAAAATGCCTTATCCTTATTGGGATGCCTGGCTCAGGCAAGACTACGTTGGGCAAAGCCATTGCCTCAAAACTTTCTTGGGCTCATGTAGATACTGATTTTATTTTTCAAGCATGGTGGGGTACTGACTTAGAAACTATCTTAAAAACTATTGGACTCGATGGTTTTTTAAAAGCAGAAGAAGAAATAATTCTTAGTCTTAAATTAAATAGATGCATTATTTCCACAGGGGGAAGTGTAGTTTATTCAAAAAAAGGAATGCATTACCTCCAAAAATTAGGATACATTATTTATCTCCACGCCAACCTAAAAACTCTCCAAGACAGAATTGCCAAAAATCCAGAAAGGGGAATGATAATAAAACCAAATCAAAACCTAGAAGACTTATTTAACGAACGTTCTCCCTTATATGAACGATATGCTCACTTTACAATTTCAACAGAAGCACCCTTAAACCAAAATATAAAAGAGATTATAACATGGCTATCACAACAAAAAAACGAAAAATTCTAA
- a CDS encoding branched-chain amino acid ABC transporter permease, with the protein MLESIIQNIFNALQWGSYYSLIALGYCLVYGVLLLINFAHGDIFMVGAYIGFFISTLFLGHYHFFPYVLPKGVVLALTIPLTMFLTSCVGVFIERVAYRPLRRKGANRLYVVITALMAGLILENGNLALLGASRKKFPELLDKTIYHFGNITLTNVKIIVILSAFLVFWLLHFIVTKTKIGMAMRAISYDRFAVPLMGIPVDTIIVFTFILGSSMAAIAGILFAMSYPILDPYMGAMVGWKAFIAAVVGGIGDIRGAFVGGFLLGFVEILVVAFFPSTFRDLIAFTILLIILSFKPTGIFGIAKTTKI; encoded by the coding sequence GTGCTGGAAAGTATCATTCAAAATATATTCAATGCCTTGCAGTGGGGGAGTTATTATTCGCTAATAGCCTTAGGGTATTGCTTGGTTTATGGAGTTCTACTATTAATTAACTTTGCTCATGGCGATATTTTTATGGTAGGCGCCTATATTGGCTTTTTTATTTCAACTCTCTTTTTGGGGCATTACCACTTTTTTCCTTATGTTCTACCTAAGGGAGTTGTTTTAGCTTTAACAATTCCCTTAACAATGTTTCTAACATCCTGTGTAGGAGTATTTATTGAGCGAGTAGCCTATAGACCACTTAGACGCAAAGGTGCAAATCGTCTTTATGTTGTTATTACAGCACTCATGGCTGGGTTAATTTTAGAAAACGGGAATTTGGCCCTTTTAGGAGCAAGCAGAAAAAAATTCCCAGAACTTTTAGATAAAACAATTTATCACTTTGGCAATATAACTTTAACAAATGTAAAAATTATTGTTATTCTTTCTGCCTTTCTTGTTTTTTGGCTTTTACACTTTATTGTAACTAAGACAAAAATAGGGATGGCAATGCGAGCCATCTCATATGATAGATTCGCAGTGCCGCTTATGGGCATTCCTGTTGATACTATAATTGTTTTTACTTTTATTTTAGGTTCATCTATGGCTGCAATTGCTGGAATCTTATTTGCTATGTCCTACCCTATACTTGATCCTTATATGGGAGCAATGGTAGGCTGGAAAGCATTTATTGCTGCTGTAGTTGGAGGTATTGGGGATATTAGAGGAGCATTTGTAGGAGGGTTTTTACTTGGATTTGTAGAAATTTTAGTAGTAGCGTTTTTCCCTTCTACTTTTAGAGATCTTATCGCTTTTACTATCTTACTGATAATCTTAAGTTTTAAACCAACTGGAATATTTGGAATAGCTAAAACAACAAAAATTTAA
- a CDS encoding branched-chain amino acid ABC transporter permease, with product MRKFTVPLLITILFFILVGLAYYDKIDLYTQSVLMFMGINIIFGSSLNIVNGYMGEFSCGHAGFMAVGAYVSSVLSVLFFAQDRVFGAPLLPPEYAIYGFPIIIIISFIAAALTGLLVALPSFKTRGDYLAIITIAANYIIISTIINLDVIGGPRGFMGMKNVIFAMEDVVFLPWMLIWVYVFTILSLWAMYRFVSSTYGKGIVAIHQDEVAAEIMSVNTNKMKLVAFMFSSGLAGVSGALFAHVLGYVNPNSFNILKSTEALVMVYLGGMGSLTGSILAAISFTFLLELLRPLQIIKWVVIPLLLIILMQFRPEGIMGNRELSDIFPKLRKFYQFK from the coding sequence ATGCGTAAATTTACTGTACCTCTTCTAATTACTATCCTTTTTTTTATTCTTGTCGGACTTGCTTATTATGATAAAATAGATCTTTATACCCAATCTGTACTAATGTTTATGGGTATTAATATTATCTTTGGCAGTAGTTTAAATATAGTTAATGGCTATATGGGAGAGTTCTCTTGTGGCCATGCAGGGTTTATGGCTGTAGGAGCATATGTTTCCTCTGTATTAAGTGTTTTATTTTTTGCTCAAGACAGAGTATTTGGGGCTCCTCTTTTGCCGCCTGAGTACGCTATTTATGGGTTTCCTATTATTATAATAATTTCTTTTATTGCTGCTGCCTTAACAGGTCTCTTAGTAGCCTTGCCTTCCTTTAAAACTAGAGGAGACTATTTGGCTATTATTACTATTGCTGCAAATTATATCATCATCTCTACTATTATTAACTTAGATGTCATTGGCGGACCTAGAGGTTTTATGGGGATGAAAAATGTAATCTTTGCTATGGAAGACGTAGTATTTTTGCCCTGGATGCTTATCTGGGTCTATGTTTTTACCATATTAAGTTTATGGGCTATGTATAGGTTTGTTAGTTCTACTTATGGAAAAGGGATTGTTGCTATTCATCAAGATGAAGTGGCAGCTGAAATTATGAGCGTTAATACAAACAAAATGAAACTCGTTGCCTTTATGTTTTCTTCAGGATTAGCAGGAGTATCTGGTGCTTTATTTGCTCATGTATTGGGATATGTAAATCCAAATTCATTTAATATTTTAAAATCCACAGAAGCATTGGTAATGGTCTATTTAGGTGGAATGGGCTCTTTAACTGGCTCCATTTTAGCTGCTATTTCTTTTACTTTTCTATTAGAACTTTTACGACCCTTGCAAATAATAAAATGGGTGGTAATCCCTCTTCTTCTTATTATTCTTATGCAATTTAGACCAGAAGGTATTATGGGAAATAGAGAATTATCAGATATTTTCCCAAAACTTAGAAAGTTTTATCAATTTAAATAG
- a CDS encoding FmdB family zinc ribbon protein: MPIYEFVCQKCGEEFEELVLKEDSEVFCPKCHSKEVNKLMSACRFKTGGPIVLDSSKSAAGTSSGSKSSCAGCSGGNCSTCGL; encoded by the coding sequence ATGCCTATTTATGAGTTTGTCTGTCAAAAGTGTGGTGAAGAATTTGAGGAATTGGTTTTAAAAGAAGATTCAGAAGTATTTTGCCCTAAGTGCCATTCAAAAGAAGTAAATAAACTTATGTCTGCCTGTAGATTCAAAACAGGTGGCCCCATAGTGTTAGATTCATCTAAGTCTGCTGCTGGTACTAGTAGTGGTAGTAAATCTTCTTGTGCTGGATGTAGTGGTGGCAACTGTTCTACATGTGGGCTTTAA
- a CDS encoding ABC transporter ATP-binding protein: MKLQSDWKNINSLKLLKRCLSYFAPYKFRIFISLISMAIVAGCSAAAAFLVKPALDDIFIKKDKDALIFIPIALVVVFILKGIFRFLQNYEMNYCGLKVLEKLRNELHAKIIRLPIYFFDENQTGMLMSRILSDVTLIRSSLPSLVMLIRQVLTMIGLLFVVFYRDPYLATMAVLVLPIAVYPFIYFGKKLRKLGRKNQVKISDISSFLQEVFSGIKVVKAFATEDKEDKNFQKENSRLVNIAVKEIKYNELSSPVMEFIGALGAGLVVWYGGNQVIAGHSTPGTFFSFMTALVMLYDPLKKLTSANLNIQKALAGAERVFQILDSPELSIEQSGNKTLKPPFKTLIFKDVSFTYPGTSCPAVKNINLTINNGEKVAIVGPSGAGKTTLVNLIPRFYLYDSGRIYINGEPIENYSLASLRMFMGIVAQDNFLFNTTIFENICYGLKNADKKKVIAAAKAAYAHDFIMQLPNQYNTIIGERGVKLSGGQKQRLTIARAILKNPPLLILDEATSALDTESERIVQQALDNLMQHRTSIVIAHRLSTILSSDKIVVMDKGKIIAIGKHEELLKKCTLYQKIYEMQFAEE; encoded by the coding sequence ATGAAACTTCAATCTGATTGGAAAAATATCAATAGTTTAAAGTTACTTAAACGGTGTCTAAGTTATTTTGCACCATATAAATTTCGTATATTTATATCTCTTATCTCCATGGCAATTGTAGCTGGTTGTTCTGCTGCCGCGGCTTTTTTAGTAAAACCTGCTTTAGATGATATTTTCATAAAAAAAGATAAGGACGCTTTAATATTTATTCCCATTGCCCTTGTAGTTGTGTTTATCTTAAAAGGTATTTTTAGATTTCTACAAAATTATGAAATGAATTATTGTGGCCTTAAGGTATTGGAGAAGTTAAGAAATGAATTACATGCTAAAATAATTCGCCTTCCTATTTACTTCTTTGATGAAAACCAAACAGGGATGCTAATGTCTCGAATCCTAAGTGATGTAACTCTCATTCGTTCTAGTCTTCCTAGTCTAGTAATGTTAATTCGCCAAGTTCTTACTATGATTGGGCTTTTATTTGTAGTCTTCTATAGAGACCCATACCTTGCAACCATGGCAGTATTGGTACTTCCTATAGCAGTATATCCTTTTATTTACTTTGGTAAAAAATTACGTAAATTAGGACGCAAAAACCAAGTAAAAATATCTGACATCTCGTCTTTTTTGCAAGAAGTTTTTAGTGGAATTAAAGTTGTTAAGGCCTTTGCTACAGAGGACAAAGAAGATAAAAACTTCCAAAAAGAAAACTCTCGACTTGTAAATATTGCTGTTAAAGAAATTAAATACAATGAGCTATCCTCTCCTGTAATGGAATTTATTGGAGCTTTAGGAGCTGGGTTAGTTGTTTGGTATGGAGGGAATCAAGTCATTGCAGGGCATTCTACTCCTGGGACCTTTTTTTCCTTTATGACAGCTTTAGTCATGCTTTATGATCCTTTAAAAAAGCTTACCAGTGCTAACTTAAATATTCAAAAAGCATTAGCAGGAGCAGAAAGAGTATTCCAAATATTAGACTCGCCTGAGTTAAGCATAGAACAATCTGGCAATAAAACTTTAAAACCACCTTTTAAGACTCTGATCTTTAAAGATGTATCTTTTACTTATCCTGGCACATCTTGTCCTGCTGTAAAAAATATCAATCTTACTATTAATAACGGAGAAAAAGTTGCCATTGTTGGACCAAGTGGAGCAGGAAAAACCACACTTGTTAATTTAATTCCTAGATTTTATCTATACGATTCAGGGCGTATTTACATCAATGGGGAGCCCATTGAAAACTATTCTTTAGCAAGTTTACGCATGTTTATGGGAATTGTAGCCCAAGACAACTTTTTGTTTAACACAACTATATTTGAAAATATATGCTATGGTCTAAAAAACGCAGACAAAAAGAAAGTAATCGCAGCAGCAAAAGCTGCCTATGCCCATGATTTTATCATGCAACTACCTAATCAATACAATACTATCATTGGAGAAAGGGGCGTTAAACTCTCTGGGGGGCAAAAACAACGCCTCACCATAGCAAGAGCTATATTAAAAAATCCTCCTCTCTTAATTTTAGATGAAGCAACTAGTGCCTTGGATACAGAATCAGAACGCATAGTTCAACAAGCATTAGATAATTTGATGCAACATAGAACAAGTATTGTCATCGCCCATAGATTATCTACTATTCTAAGCTCTGATAAAATTGTAGTAATGGATAAAGGTAAGATAATTGCCATTGGCAAACATGAAGAGTTATTAAAAAAATGCACCTTATATCAAAAAATATATGAAATGCAATTTGCAGAAGAGTAA
- the hemC gene encoding hydroxymethylbilane synthase, translated as MKKIRIATRGSKLALWQAEYIAKCLKTRYPGLEVELIKIKTTGDKILDVPLAQVGGKGLFVKEIEEALLDGRADIAVHSMKDVPTELPEGLKIGIIPRREINTDILLSQKYPDLMSLPKGARVGTSSLRRQAQLLYLRPDLKVVSLRGNLDTRVKKLKEGEFDAIVVAGAGLKRLGLKAKYEFGLVPPEFFPAVAQGALGIEYLEEREDLDSFLGFLDDFYTRYEVLAERAFLIRLEGGCQVPIGAFSIWEDKRLVLRGLIAELDGSVIIKDEVEGKYQQAEILGKTLAEKVLAKGGQEILDKIYQNTE; from the coding sequence ATAAAGAAAATACGGATAGCTACTAGAGGAAGTAAATTAGCATTGTGGCAGGCAGAATATATAGCCAAATGTTTAAAAACAAGATATCCTGGCTTGGAAGTAGAACTTATTAAAATTAAAACTACTGGCGATAAAATTTTAGATGTTCCTTTAGCTCAAGTCGGAGGAAAAGGGCTTTTTGTAAAAGAGATAGAAGAAGCTCTGTTAGATGGTAGAGCTGATATTGCTGTACATTCAATGAAAGATGTTCCTACAGAACTACCAGAAGGGTTAAAAATAGGCATAATACCAAGGCGAGAAATAAATACAGATATTTTACTTTCCCAAAAGTATCCAGACCTAATGTCTTTACCTAAGGGAGCCCGAGTAGGGACGTCTAGTTTAAGACGACAGGCTCAACTTTTATATTTACGGCCAGATTTAAAGGTAGTTTCTTTGCGAGGAAATTTAGATACAAGAGTGAAGAAATTAAAAGAAGGTGAGTTTGATGCTATTGTAGTGGCTGGTGCTGGTTTAAAAAGACTTGGTTTAAAAGCTAAGTATGAGTTTGGCTTAGTACCCCCAGAATTTTTTCCTGCAGTAGCCCAAGGGGCCTTGGGTATAGAATATTTGGAGGAAAGAGAAGACTTAGATTCTTTTTTAGGCTTTTTAGATGACTTTTACACAAGATATGAAGTCTTGGCAGAAAGAGCCTTTTTAATTCGTTTAGAAGGTGGATGCCAAGTACCTATCGGGGCTTTTTCTATATGGGAAGATAAAAGGTTGGTGTTGCGAGGTTTGATTGCAGAATTAGATGGTAGCGTGATAATTAAAGATGAAGTAGAAGGCAAATATCAACAGGCTGAAATATTGGGCAAAACTTTAGCAGAGAAAGTGTTGGCTAAAGGTGGACAAGAAATATTAGATAAAATTTATCAAAATACAGAATAA
- a CDS encoding D-sedoheptulose 7-phosphate isomerase, translating to MDKEAYKRGEQHFLEGLEVRRNFWETHKDIVVEVAKKVAAGLTCGSKILLCGNGGSAADAQHIAAEFVNRYKMERPPLPAIALTTDSSILTAIGNDYSFADVFVKQVKALGLGGDFLFGISTSGKSANVLAALAVAREREMITVGFCGAKPSLMQDHCDYLFLVPSEKTPIIQEVHIAIGHILCELIDYFLFEDGEALEKYIDDREDF from the coding sequence ATGGATAAAGAAGCGTATAAGCGAGGAGAACAACATTTTTTAGAAGGCCTAGAGGTTAGGCGTAATTTTTGGGAAACTCATAAAGATATAGTCGTAGAGGTTGCCAAAAAAGTAGCTGCAGGGTTAACGTGTGGTTCAAAAATTCTTTTATGTGGAAATGGTGGCAGTGCTGCAGATGCTCAACATATAGCTGCAGAATTTGTCAATAGGTACAAGATGGAAAGGCCTCCTTTACCTGCAATTGCCCTTACTACAGATTCTTCTATATTGACTGCTATAGGCAATGACTATTCATTTGCTGATGTTTTTGTAAAACAAGTTAAGGCATTAGGTTTGGGGGGAGATTTTTTGTTTGGCATATCTACTTCTGGAAAGAGTGCAAATGTTTTGGCAGCCTTAGCAGTAGCAAGAGAAAGAGAAATGATTACAGTTGGTTTTTGTGGTGCTAAACCAAGTTTGATGCAAGATCACTGCGATTATCTTTTTTTGGTACCTTCAGAAAAGACTCCTATTATTCAAGAAGTCCATATTGCAATTGGTCATATTTTATGTGAGTTAATAGATTATTTTTTATTTGAAGATGGAGAAGCTTTAGAAAAATATATTGATGACAGGGAGGATTTTTAA
- a CDS encoding ABC transporter ATP-binding protein: protein MLLEVQNLKVKYGSIEALHGISFNVKEGEIVTLIGANGAGKTTTLHTITRVPPPEGPKVCEGDILFKGKSILNLEPHEVVHKLHIGLAPEGRHIFGNLTVEENLKLATYARNDDSKIKEDYKLVYRLFPRLYERRKQRSESLSGGEQQMLAVGRALMTGANFLLLDEPSMGLAPLLMYEMFRALKELNQKEGITILLIEQNALLALQFAHRGYVLDTGEIVLSGTSEELLNNPEVKKAYLGG, encoded by the coding sequence ATGTTATTGGAAGTACAAAATTTAAAAGTTAAATATGGTAGTATTGAGGCACTTCACGGCATTTCCTTTAACGTAAAGGAAGGAGAAATAGTAACCCTTATAGGAGCTAATGGAGCAGGAAAAACTACAACACTTCATACTATAACAAGGGTACCGCCTCCTGAGGGACCAAAAGTATGTGAAGGTGACATCCTTTTTAAAGGTAAGAGTATCTTAAACTTAGAACCTCACGAAGTAGTGCATAAACTACATATAGGCCTTGCTCCAGAGGGACGGCATATTTTTGGAAATCTCACAGTTGAAGAAAACTTAAAACTAGCAACCTATGCCCGCAACGATGACTCAAAAATAAAAGAAGATTATAAGTTAGTATATAGACTATTTCCTCGCCTTTATGAAAGGCGCAAACAACGTAGTGAATCTCTAAGTGGTGGAGAACAACAAATGCTGGCTGTGGGCAGAGCTCTTATGACTGGAGCAAACTTCCTACTTTTAGACGAACCATCCATGGGCCTAGCTCCTCTTCTTATGTATGAAATGTTTAGGGCATTAAAAGAATTAAATCAAAAAGAAGGCATTACTATCCTATTAATAGAACAAAATGCCCTATTAGCCCTACAATTTGCCCATAGAGGATATGTATTGGATACTGGTGAAATTGTACTTTCTGGAACTTCTGAAGAGTTATTAAACAACCCAGAAGTAAAAAAAGCATATTTAGGTGGTTAA